The Streptomyces sp. NBC_00659 genomic interval GCGAGGCGCCGGGGCTCACCGCCTCCGGTGTACCGCTCGCCGAGCAGTTCGTGCAGCACGTCCCGGTGGACGTCCGCGCTCCACGGCAGCCCCGACTGGTTCATCTCGGCGGCGACCAGCATTCCCGCGGACTCGGCGGCCGTCAGCAGTCGCATGCGGTCCGGGTGCGCGGTCTCGCCATGGCGACGCTGCTGGTCGGCGTAGACCGTGAGGAGATCCGCCAGCGGCACGTGCACCGGGCGGGGTTCGAAGAGGGAGGACTGCGAACCGGGCTCGGCGGAACGCTGCGGCGGATCGGGCGGCACGGGGCCGCCGCGCAGTCTCGCCAGCGCGGCGGCCGCCGACCGGGGCTCGCCGAGCCGCCCCTCGTGTCCGAGCAGCAGGGTCTCGGCGGCTTCCATGTCGTAACACCGTTCCACTCGCACCCCCGTGGCGAGCAGTCGCGGATAGACATCGGCCGTCGACCGCCAGACCCACCGGCTCACGTCCGGCCGGGCCCGTACGGCCTCCGCGAGGTCCGCCTCCCGGCGGACCTCCCCCGTGGGCAGCCCGTCCGGGCCGAGGGCGGCGATCTCGACGCCACCGTCCTCGGCCGGCGCGAGAGCCCAGCGCTCGGTCATGCCTCCGAGTCTCGCAGGGGGGTCTGACAATGCCGTCCGGCCACGCGGACCTCCCGGTCCTTCGGGCGTCCCTCGGGCGCCGCTACGGCCGCTCCTCGGACCCGGCGTCCGCCTTCGCCTGCGCTTCCGTCTTCTTCTCCGCGAGCTCCACGAGCTCCGTGAGCATGCGCCCGACGTGCGCCTCGGTCGCCGCCTTGTCGACGCCCGCGCCGCTGAGAACGCCCTCGCCGTTCTCGAACTCCAGCAGGGCGAGCAGGATGTGTTCGGTGCCGACGTAGTTGTGGCCGAGGCGGAGGGCCTCGCGGAACGTGAGTTCCAGGACCTTCTTGGCGGCCGGTCCGTAGGGGACCAGTTCGGGGACCTCGTCGGCGGCCGGCGGGAGCGCGGCGACGGCCGCCTCGCGGACGGCGTCCAGGGAGACTCCCTGCGCGGTGATCGCCCTGGCGCCGAGCGCGTCGGGCTCGCTGAGCAGGCCGAGGACGAGGTGCTCGGGCAGTCCCTCGGTGCCGCCCAGGGCCTTGCACTCGTTGTGCGCGACCATGACCACCTTGCGGGCCCGCGGGGTGTAGCGGCCGAACCCCTGACTGGGGTCGAGGTCCGCCTCCGCCTTCGGCACGAACCGCTTCTGCGCGGCCTGCCGGGTGACGCCCATGCTCCTGCCGATGTCCGTCCAGGAAGCCCCCGAACGCCGGGCCTGGTCCACGAAGTGCCCGATCAGATGGTCGGCCACGTCGCCCAGGTGGTCGGCCGCGATCACCGCGTCCTGGAGCTGGTCGAGCGCGTCGCTGTGCACCTTCTTGATGGCCTCGATGAGGTCGTCGAGACGCACGGATGCCTTGCCTGGTGAGTTCGTCGTCATGTGTCAACGGTAGGTTGACAGCATGGGAGTGTCAACCCGGAGTTGACGCCTGGTACGTGTTGATATTCCTGTGTGTTGCGAAATGCCCGCGCGGCAACGGCGGGGAGCCCTCGGAGGGGAGCGCGGCCGGGTGTCCGCCGCTCCGATTCCGGCGGGCGGCACGTTGTCCACAGGGTGTGGACGAGTCGCGGCCACGGCGCCGGGGCGTACGTCTGCCCCCGCTCCGCCCGTGACACGATCGGGGGATGAGTACGTCCAGCACTGTGGAGCGCGCCTTCGCGGCCGCCCTCTACGCCGACACCGACACCTCGCTCGACGCCGGAGCCTCCGCGCTCGCCGCCGATCCGGCCTCCGACGCCGAACTCGCCCGGCGCGGCGCGGAGTTCGTCGCGGCGGCCTGGCGGCGCGGCTGGCAGCCCGCCGATGTCGTACGGATCGTGCGGCGCGACCTGGACGACGTACACGTACGCCTGCTGATCTCCCTGGTGCTCGAGGAGAGGGAGGGCGACCGCGCGCCCCGGGGTGCGCGCTGGGCGGCCCAGCTCGACGAGCTGGAGGCCGAACCCCACGACCTCCGGGCCGACCGTTTCTCGCGCGCCACCGCGACTCTGGAGCTCTACCGTCTGCTCCTGCGCCTGCCCTCCATCGAGCCACTGGACCCGCCCCGGGCGCCGGTCACGGCCTCCGCCCCGCAGGAGACCCGCATGCTCACCCGCATCCGCGCCCTGCTGGCGAAGGCGGAGGCGACCGGGTTCCCGGAGGAGGCGGAGGCGCTCAGTGCCAAGGCGCAGGAGCTGATGGCGCGGCACAGCATCGACGAGGCCCTGCTCGCGGCGCGGACCCACGCGAAGGACGCGCCCGGCGCCTGCCGCATCGGTGTCGAGCCGCCGTACGAGACGGCCAAGGCCGTGCTCCTGGACGCGGTCGCGGGGGCGAACCGCTGCCGGGCCGTGTGGAACGACGCCCTCTGCTTCTCGACCGTCGTCGGCTTCGAACCCGACCTGGAAGCCGTCGAGCTCCTCTACACCTCGCTCCTCGTGCAGGCCACGGCGGCGATGACGAAGGCGGAGGCGGCGCAGCGGGCGGGCGGCCGCAAACGCACGAAGACCTTCCGGCAGTCGTTCCTGGCGGCGTACGCGCACCGGATCGGCGACCGGCTCGCGTCGGTCGCCGAGGAACAGGTGACCGCCACGGAGGGGGAGCTGCTGCCGGTCCTGGCGGCCCGCGACGTGGCGGTCACGGACCATCTGGACAGGATGTTCCCGGAGACGGTGACGACCCGGATGCGCGGGGTCACCGACGAGGCCGGATGGCACGAGGGCGCCGCGGCGGCGGACCGGGCCCAGGTCAGGGGCAGGCGGCCGCTCCCGTAGGGCGAGCCACGGCCATTGGCGGTGCGCCCGCTCCCGTAGGACGATTCACGGCCACTGGCGGTGCGCCCGCTGCCGTAGGGCGAGTCACGGCTGCCGACGGCGCGTCGGCTGCGGTACGGCGAGCCGCGGCCGTCGCCGGGGTGGCTACTGCCTGGGGCCCACGGCAGTAGCCCCGGGCAGGGGTTCCCTCGTCAGTCGCCCGCGTGCTGGAACGGTGTCACGGAGGCGTTCGGCTCGGTCGCCGATCCCTTCCCGGCCACCGGACCGAACGACCACGGGAAGCTCTGCGTGGTGTCGGCGCCGGGCAGGCTGATCTTCAGCGTCTTCGCGGGGAGGGTCTTCGCGTCGCCCTCCGCGCCCCGCACGTAGGTGATGGTGAAGGACGCGGTGTCGTCCTTGGCGAGGGTGAGCTCCTGCGGCGCCGCGGACTCGTCCGCCGCGATCTCCGCCGAGGTGCCGTCCGCCTCCACGGTGAGCCCGGGGAAGCCCTTCAGCGTGCACCGGGCGCCCTTGTTGGTGAGGGTGACCGGGATGTTTCCCGTGTCCCCGGCGGCCGTGGCGGGGTTCGCGGGACCGACCTGGATTCCGGCGTCACCGATCGCACAGGCCGCGACGGCTGCCTTCTTCGCCGAGCCGGACGTGTCACCGGACTTCCCGGAGCCGCTGGAGCTGCCGGAGCCGCCGCCGTCGCAGGAGGTCAGAGCGAGGGCCGCCGCGAGGACGGTGACGGCGATGGGCAGAGCGCGCATGGGTTCCCCTGGGAGTCGTGACGATGTGCATGGATCATCACGCACGGAGGTCCGCCGAGGTTGCGCACCCCTCCTCGTTCACCCGCACGGGACCGGTATCGCCCGATATTGATCGCGGACTTTCCCGCTGTGCCGGAACGGGCCGGCGCGATCCCGTGGGATACGTGGTCGGGCGATCAGGAGCCCAGGCTCGCCGTGGGCAGACCCGTGGGCAGCTTTCCGCCCTCGCTCTTGGTGTACGTCTCCTTGCCGAGGTCGCCCTCCCAGGTGACCGTCAGAGTCGTACCGCTGACGGAGTCGACCATGCCGACGGCGCGCTTCTTGCTGCCGTCCGTGCAGGTCAGGCGGATCATCTGCATGCTCGCCTCGTCGGACGACGTTCCGCTGCACACGGTGCCGCCGGTCGCGAAGAGGCCCGCCTGCTTGCCGTTGACCATGAGCACCACGGCCTTGCCGTCCGCGGTGGTGAGCCAGCTCCCCTGGAGTTTGCCGCCCGCCGCGGACGTGGCACCGGAGCCGCCGCCCGTACCGGCGCCGTCCGTCGCGGACGTGCTCGGGCTCGCCGACGGCTCCCCGGAGTCGTCGCCCCCGCCGCTGCAACCGGTCAGCGCGAGCGCCGCCGCCAGTCCCGCGGTCGCGGCCGCGATACGCGCGTGGCGGGACGGGAAGGTCGCCGTAGTCACTGAAGCCCCCAAGGGTGGGATGGATGCGGGTCGCCCGGACGATCGCAGCAAGCTATCAGGAGGACCTGGGGACCCCCTCCGGGAATCCGGCGTGCGGTTGCTCACGGGCGTGTGCCAGGGACGGGGACGAGAGAGCACCAAGAACGCCATAGGTAGGAGATTCCCTACGGTTGACACGTAGGGAATCTCCTACCTATGCTGCGGACCATGAACATCACTCACGCCTCCTTCGTCACGCTTCCCGTCGCCGACCAGGACCGGGCCCTTCGCTTCTATCGGGACGTCCTCGGCTTCGAGGCCACCGCCGACCTGGACATGCCGCCCGGCCGGTGGCTCCAGGTGGCGCCGAAGGGGGCGCAGACCGTCTTCACGCTCTCGGGTCCGGGGATGGGGGATTTCACGCCCGGAGAGACCCGGGGGATCATGTTGGTGACGACCGATGTCGACGCCGACTGCACGCGGCTCGCCGCCGCCGGTGTCACGGTGGAGGGTCCCGACGACCTTCCCTGGGGCCGCATGGCCTCGTTCCGGGACCCTGACGGCAACGGTCTGATGCTGGTCACGGAAAAGGCCCTGGAGTCGGCCTCGGAGTAGGAACGGAAGGTGCTGATCGCGCCATGACGGGGATCGGGGCCGGACCGGAGGCCGCAGCCGGAGTGCGTGCCGGAACGGGAGCTGCCGCTGGCGCTCCCACCAGATCCGAAGCTCCTGCTGGAGCTCCTGCCGGAGCCGGATGCGAAGCTCCCGCCGGAGCCGCTGTTGCCGCCGCGACTCCCGCCGGAGTCGGATCTTCGGCCGAGGCCGGACCTTCAGCCCCGGCGGGATCTTCGGCCGAGGCCGGACCTTCAGCCGGGGCCGAGGCCAGGGCCGGATCTTCGACCGGAGCCGGAGTCGGAGCCGGAGCCGGTGTCGGTGTAGCCGTCGACGCTCCCGCGGCCCGCGAGGACCAGCTCTTCGCGGCGCTCGCCAACTCCACCCGTCGTGAGGTGCTCCGGCTGCTGCGTGAGCAGGGGCCCCAGCCCGTTCAGGCGCTTGCCGACCACTTCGCCATGCGGCGCCCCAGCCTCTCGGAACACCTCAAGGTGCTCCGGGAGGCCGGGCTCGTGTCCGAGGAGCGCGCGGGCCGGCAGCGCATCTACCGCCTGGAGGCCGCCCCGCTCGCCGACGTCCAGGACTGGCTCCATCCGTACGAGCGGTTCTGGCGCGACAGGCTGAAGGGCCTCGGCGACCTCCTGGACCGCATGCCCGACGATGTCGAGACATGACCCCCGATCCGCAGGGCGCGAACCCCGACCCGGAGAGCGTGAACCCCGACGTGGAGGGCGTGAACCCCGATGCGCGGGGTCCGGTCCCTGACGACGACGACCTGACGACCATCCGCGTCGCCCAGTTCCTGCCGCATCCGCCCGCCAAGGTCTGGCGGGCGCTCACCGAGCCCGAACTGCTCGCGCAGTGGCAGATGCCGGGGTCCGAGAACTTCCGGCTCGAAGTCGGTCACCGGTACACGCTGACCGCCGTCCCGCGCCCCAACACGAACTTCTCCGGCACCGTTGACGTGCGTGTTCTCGCCTACGAGCCGCAGCGGATGCTGAGCGTCCGCTGGGCCGACGCGAACGCGCGGCGACCGGCGGACTGGACCATTACCTGGACGCTGGAACAGGAAGGGCGCGGTACGCGTCTCTTCCTAGTACACGAGGGATTCGATCCGGACGATCCCACACAGATGATGGCGCGGAAGATCATGGACGGGGGCTGGAGGTCGCATGTGATGCGATCTCTGGGGAATGCGCTGGACCGGATGTAGGCCTGTACCGCACTCCGGCGAGGTGCGGGCCGTAGTCGGGCGAGCGACAGCCGGTAGTCAAGGGCCGGTAAAAGCTGTAACCGCAGGACCACCCCGCGTGCACGTGCATCTGCCCATGCATCTGCACATGAACAGAGCTATGATCCGAGTCAGTTGACTACTGCATCTATGGCCACCTCAGCCACTGCACGACCGGGGAGCGACCTGTGGACCACGACGTGTTCGACGTGGATGACGTGTACGACGGTATGGCTGAATTCGTGTACAACGGCATGGCTGCGACCGAGCTTGACGGCGTCGCCTGGCAGAAGAGCAGGCACAGCAACTCACAGGGTTCCTGCGTGGAGTTCGCGCGGCTGCCCGGCGGTGACGTGGCCGTGCGGAACTCGCGGTTCCCCGAGGGGCCCGCGCTCGTCTACACACGCGCCGAGATCGAAGCCATGCTCCTGGGCATCAAGGACGGCGAGTTCGACCACCTGGTCGCGGGCTGACCGCAGTGATCGCGAGCTGTCCCGAACCGGTCGGCCACGGGAGGGTGGCCACGGTACGGATGACGTAAACCGAGGGTGAAGTTCACTCAGCGTTCCGTAACGCGCGTAGAACCGCGGCGCCAAAAGGCGCCGCGGTCGTTATTCGGAGTTGAGCGCGGCCGTCCCCGGCTGTGCTCCCAGCCGGAACAGCGCCCAGACGACCTTGCCGCTGAGCGTTCCGGCGAGCGGGTGCCAGCCCCAGCTGTCCGAGAACGAGTCGACCAGGAAGAGGCCGCGCCCCGACTCCGCCGAGAAGTCGTCCGAGTCGCCGGCGACCGGACTCTCGTGACTGGGATCGCGCACCGCGCACACCAGCCGTGAGGTCCACCTCATCAAGTGCAGCCGTACGGGCGGCCCTTGGTCGTCCTTGCGGGGGGTGTCCGCGGGCAGCGCGTGCCGCAGGGCGTTGGTGACGAGTTCGGAGACCACCAGGCAGACGTCGTCGAAACGGTCGCCGATCTCCCACTGTTCCAGCGTTCCGCGGGTGAACTGCCGGGCCTCGCGCACCGCTTCGTAGCGGGCGGGCAAGGCGCACGAAGCGGCGCTGGACACGGCCGCGGGATCGAGAGGCGGAAGTCCCTGCCGTAAGGGTTCGAGCATGGTCGATCCATTCGTCCCCATGCGAGGCACTCCCGGGTGTTCGCGGTCGTTGCGATGCAGCGGTGGCGCGGGGACCATGGTTCCGAATGCGTACAGCAGATGCAAGGGCAGATGCACGTGCACGTGCCCGAATTGGACCTTCCTCTGCTACTTCTTGCTCATTTCTTCCTTCACCTTATTCTCGGTTGTCGACGCTTCACTGATCGTTTCCTGTGCGCAGGCTTTGGCTGCTTTCCGTTTCCGTAACTGAGCGAGTACTGCTTGAAGTGTTTTAGTGGCAGACTTCGGCGTCTGGAAGACGGTTGGGGAGGCTGACGAACGTGAGCGCTGGTGAGTCGAGCGGCTCGGTGGTGCGGCGCATGCTGCTGGGGTCACATCTGCGGCGCCTGCGTGAGGCGCGTGGCATCACCCGTGAAGCGGCCGGCTACTCGATCCGTGCCTCCGAATCGAAGATCAGCCGTATGGAGTTGGGAAGGGTGAGCTTCAAGACCCGCGATGTCGAGGATCTGCTGACGCTCTACGGCATCACCGACGAGGCCGAGCGCAAGTCCCTGGTCTCGCTCGCCAAGGAGGCCAACGTCGCGGGCTGGTGGCACAGTTACTCCGACGTCCTGCCCAGCTGGTTCCCCACCTACGTCGGCCTGGAAGGCGCGGCCCACCTGATCCGGGTGTACGAGGTGCAGTTCGTGCACGGACTGCTCCAGACCGAGGCGTACGCCCACGCCGTCGTCCGGCGCGGGATGAAGGGCGCCTCCGCCGGCGACGTCGACCGGCGGGTGGCCCTGCGCCTGGAGCGGCAGAAGTACCTCGTCTCCGAGAACGCCCCCGAGTTCCACATCGTCCTCGACGAGGCCGCGCTGCGCCGCCCGTACGGCGACCGCGAGGTGATGCGCGGACAGCTCCAGCACCTGATCGAGGTCTCCGAGCGGCCCAACGTGCGGCTTCAGGTCATGCCGTTCAGCTTCGGCGGGCACTCCGGGGAGAGCGGCGCCTTCACCATCCTGAGCTTCCCCGAGTCCGATCTGTCGGACGTCGTCTATCTGGAGCAGCTCACCAGCGCGCTCTACCTGGACAAACGCGAGGACGTCAACCAGTACGAGGGCGCGCTCAAGCAGCTCCAGCAGGACAGCCCCGGACCGGACGAGAGCCGCGATCTGCTGCGAGGACTGCTCCAGCTCTCCTGAGAGCGGCCCCGGACTTCCCTGGTATCCCTCAACTCCCTTGAAACACAAGTACGATGACATGTGATCAGACCGTGATCGGATGTCTGCTGACCCGGGCCAAGGACTGCCTCGGCAGCACAGGGATTGAGGGAGCACATGTCGTCCTACTTCACCGACCTGGCCCAGCAGTACATCGACGGCGAGTGGCGCCCGGGAACGGGCTCCTGGGACATCATCGATTTCAACCCGTACGACGGCGAGAAGCTGGCGTCGATCACGATAGCCACGGTCGACGAGGTCGATGACGCCTACCGCGCCGCCGAGCGCGCCCAGAAGAAGTGGGGCGCGACGAACGCGTACGCGCGCCGCGCGGTCTTCGAGAAGGCGCTCGCCGTCATCGACGAGCGCGAGGAAGAGATCACCGAGGTGATCATCGCCGAGCTCGGCGGCACCCGCCTCAAGGCGGCCTTCGAGCTGCACCTCGTCCGGGAGTTCCTGCGCGAGTCGGTCCAGCTCGCGCTGCGCCCCGAGGGGAAGATCATCCCCTCGCCGGTCG includes:
- a CDS encoding Clp protease N-terminal domain-containing protein; this translates as MTTNSPGKASVRLDDLIEAIKKVHSDALDQLQDAVIAADHLGDVADHLIGHFVDQARRSGASWTDIGRSMGVTRQAAQKRFVPKAEADLDPSQGFGRYTPRARKVVMVAHNECKALGGTEGLPEHLVLGLLSEPDALGARAITAQGVSLDAVREAAVAALPPAADEVPELVPYGPAAKKVLELTFREALRLGHNYVGTEHILLALLEFENGEGVLSGAGVDKAATEAHVGRMLTELVELAEKKTEAQAKADAGSEERP
- a CDS encoding DUF2786 domain-containing protein, whose product is MSTSSTVERAFAAALYADTDTSLDAGASALAADPASDAELARRGAEFVAAAWRRGWQPADVVRIVRRDLDDVHVRLLISLVLEEREGDRAPRGARWAAQLDELEAEPHDLRADRFSRATATLELYRLLLRLPSIEPLDPPRAPVTASAPQETRMLTRIRALLAKAEATGFPEEAEALSAKAQELMARHSIDEALLAARTHAKDAPGACRIGVEPPYETAKAVLLDAVAGANRCRAVWNDALCFSTVVGFEPDLEAVELLYTSLLVQATAAMTKAEAAQRAGGRKRTKTFRQSFLAAYAHRIGDRLASVAEEQVTATEGELLPVLAARDVAVTDHLDRMFPETVTTRMRGVTDEAGWHEGAAAADRAQVRGRRPLP
- a CDS encoding DUF4232 domain-containing protein, whose product is MRALPIAVTVLAAALALTSCDGGGSGSSSGSGKSGDTSGSAKKAAVAACAIGDAGIQVGPANPATAAGDTGNIPVTLTNKGARCTLKGFPGLTVEADGTSAEIAADESAAPQELTLAKDDTASFTITYVRGAEGDAKTLPAKTLKISLPGADTTQSFPWSFGPVAGKGSATEPNASVTPFQHAGD
- a CDS encoding VOC family protein codes for the protein MNITHASFVTLPVADQDRALRFYRDVLGFEATADLDMPPGRWLQVAPKGAQTVFTLSGPGMGDFTPGETRGIMLVTTDVDADCTRLAAAGVTVEGPDDLPWGRMASFRDPDGNGLMLVTEKALESASE
- a CDS encoding ArsR/SmtB family transcription factor yields the protein MLRLLREQGPQPVQALADHFAMRRPSLSEHLKVLREAGLVSEERAGRQRIYRLEAAPLADVQDWLHPYERFWRDRLKGLGDLLDRMPDDVET
- a CDS encoding SRPBCC family protein, which codes for MTPDPQGANPDPESVNPDVEGVNPDARGPVPDDDDLTTIRVAQFLPHPPAKVWRALTEPELLAQWQMPGSENFRLEVGHRYTLTAVPRPNTNFSGTVDVRVLAYEPQRMLSVRWADANARRPADWTITWTLEQEGRGTRLFLVHEGFDPDDPTQMMARKIMDGGWRSHVMRSLGNALDRM
- a CDS encoding DUF397 domain-containing protein produces the protein MDHDVFDVDDVYDGMAEFVYNGMAATELDGVAWQKSRHSNSQGSCVEFARLPGGDVAVRNSRFPEGPALVYTRAEIEAMLLGIKDGEFDHLVAG
- a CDS encoding ATP-binding protein; this translates as MGTNGSTMLEPLRQGLPPLDPAAVSSAASCALPARYEAVREARQFTRGTLEQWEIGDRFDDVCLVVSELVTNALRHALPADTPRKDDQGPPVRLHLMRWTSRLVCAVRDPSHESPVAGDSDDFSAESGRGLFLVDSFSDSWGWHPLAGTLSGKVVWALFRLGAQPGTAALNSE
- a CDS encoding helix-turn-helix domain-containing protein: MLLGSHLRRLREARGITREAAGYSIRASESKISRMELGRVSFKTRDVEDLLTLYGITDEAERKSLVSLAKEANVAGWWHSYSDVLPSWFPTYVGLEGAAHLIRVYEVQFVHGLLQTEAYAHAVVRRGMKGASAGDVDRRVALRLERQKYLVSENAPEFHIVLDEAALRRPYGDREVMRGQLQHLIEVSERPNVRLQVMPFSFGGHSGESGAFTILSFPESDLSDVVYLEQLTSALYLDKREDVNQYEGALKQLQQDSPGPDESRDLLRGLLQLS